The following proteins come from a genomic window of Candidatus Sulfotelmatobacter sp.:
- a CDS encoding MoaD/ThiS family protein, producing the protein MIVTILYFAQARERSGVPSESLELRDGSALSAAIAAIRARHPGLDALWDHLAVAVDGVLAPADAPLRDGAEIALLPPVSGG; encoded by the coding sequence GTGATCGTGACCATTCTCTATTTCGCGCAGGCGCGCGAGCGCTCGGGAGTTCCGAGCGAATCGCTCGAGCTGCGCGACGGCAGCGCGCTCTCCGCGGCGATCGCGGCGATACGCGCGCGGCATCCTGGCCTCGACGCCCTGTGGGACCACTTGGCGGTGGCGGTGGATGGCGTGCTCGCGCCCGCCGACGCGCCGCTCCGCGACGGCGCGGAGATCGCGCTGCTGCCGCCGGTGAGCGGAGGGTGA